In Nostocoides sp. HKS02, the DNA window TGCCGAGGCGACCGACCTTGCCCATCATGTCGGGGGTCGCGACGACCGAGTCGAAGTCGAGCCAGCCGCCAGCGACCTTCTCGAGGAGGTCGTCAGAGCCGACGAAGTCGGCGCCGGCCTCGCGGGCGGCCTCTGCCTTGTCACCGTTGGCGAAGACGAGCACGCGGGCCGTCTTGCCGGTGCCGTGCGGCAGGTTCACGGTGCCGCGGACCATCTGGTCGGCCTTGCGGGGGTCGACACCGAGTCGCATGGCGACCTCGACGGTGGCGTCGTACTTCGTGGGAGAGGTCTCCTTGGCGAGGCGGACCGCCTCGAGGGGTGCGTACGCCTTCGCCGGGTCGATCTTCTCGCTGGCGGCGCGGTAAGCCTTGCTGCGCTTCATTGCTGCTCCTGTGCTTGGTGTTTCGGTGGAGTTGTGGTCGGTACGGACCAGCGCGGTCCTGCCACGTGCCCCGGTATGCCGCGTGGGCGGCATACCGGGCTTGTTCCCTTTAGAGGGTGGTGTCGATGCCCATCGAGCGGGCGGTGCCGGCGATGATCTTCATCGCCTGGTCGATGTCGTTGGCGTTCAGGTCTTCCATCTTCTGCTCGGCGATGGCGCGGACCTGGTCGGCGGACAGCTTGGCGACCTTGGTCTTGTGCGGCTCGCCAGAACCCTTGGGCACGCCAGCGGCCTTCTTGATCAGCTCGGCGGCCGGCGGCGTCTTGGTGATGAAGGTGAAGGACCGGTCCTCGAAGACCGTGATCTCCACGGGGATGACGTTGCCGCGCTGGGACTCCGTCGCCGCGTTGTACGCCTTGACGAACTCCATGATGTTGACGCCGTGCTGACCGAGCGCGGGGCCGACGGGAGGTGCCGGGGTGGCTGCGCCGGCCTGGATCTGCAGCTTGATGAAGCCGGAGATCTTCTTGCTCTTGGGAGGCATTGCTGTGTTCCTTTGGTTGGGTTGGGCCTACGCCGTGGGCGATGACCCGGTTGCATGCTCCCGGGGTGCCGGGAACAGGTGCTGCCGCGCGCTCAGATCTTGGCGACCTGGTTGAACGACAGCTCGACCGGGGTCTCCCGGCCGAAGATCGAGACCAGCACCTTGAGCTTCTGGGTGTCGGGGTTGATCTCGGAAATCGTGGCGGGAAGGGTCTCGAACGGCCCCTCCATCACGGTGACCGACTCGCCCACCTCGAAGTCCACGACGGTGATCTCCTTGGGCTTGCCACCCTGGGCGCCACCGGAGGCGCCGGCCGTGGCCGGGCTCTCGAGGTCGGCCGGGGCGAGCATGGTGAAGACCTCGTCGAGGCTGAGCGGCACCGGCTGGTGGGCGTTGCCGACGAAGCCGGTCACGCCGGGGGGTGTGGCGCACGGCGCCCCAGGACTCGTCGGTGAGGTCCATCCGGACCAGGACGTATCCGGGCATCCGGACTCTGCGAACCAGCTTCTTCTGGCCGTTCTTGATCTCGGTGACCTCTTCCATGGGCACCTCGGCCTGGAAGATGTAGTCCTCCATGTTGAGGGAGGTCGTGCGGTTCTCGAGGTTGGCCTTCACGCGGTTCTCGTAGCCGGCGTAGGAGTGCACGACGAACCAGTCGCCGAACTGGGAGGCGAGCTTGTCCTTGAACTCCTGCACGGGGTCGACCGGCTCCATGGGCTCCACGGGCTCCGTGGGCTCCTCCGTGCCCTCAGCGGCCTCAGGGGCCTCAGGGGCCTCGCTGAACTCGGCGGCCTCAGCGGGTGCGGTGAACTCGGCCTCGGCGGACTGGGCGGGCTCGGCGACATCGACCGCGTCGTGATCGACCGCGACGGCATCCGTCTGCGGCTCGGCGTTCTCGGTGGTCCACTGGTCGGACACGCTGATGACCTACTTCCTTCTGGTGTGCGGCCGGGTTGCCCCGGTCATGCGGCGGAGAGCGGTGGGCTAGCCGCCGAAGACCCACAGGACGAGCTTGGTGAAGCCGAAGTCCACGGTCGAGACCAGCGCCATCACGAACGTCACGAACACGATCACCACGATCGTGTAGTTGACCAGCTCCGAGCGCGTGGGCCGCACGACCTTGCGCAGCTCGTCGAGGATCTGGCTGATGAACAGGGACACGGAGCGGAAGAACCGCGAGATCGGGTTGCCGTCCCTGTCGCGCTTGCGACCGGTGCGACCAGAGCCGCGGGTGTCCGCGCTCACGTCCGTCACGATGCCTCTGCTTTCGGTGGTGTATGCCGCGGTGCCGGGTCGGCGCCGCAGGTCCTGCTACGCAGGGCAGGAGGGACTCGAACCCCCAACCGCCGGTTTTGGAGACCGGTGCTCTACCAATTGAGCCACTGCCCTACGGAACTGCTCGCGGGGGCGAGGAGTTCCGGGCGGCTGATTTCGGGCATGCCGGAAGCATGGCCAAAGTCAACCGAGCAAGAAGCATACGTGAGGCACGGCGCCGAACGCGAACTCGCGGCGCCCAGCCTGACGACCACGGCGTGGGTGACCAGCGCGCGGACGTGGCCTGCACGGCATACCCCGGGCAATGGGAGCATGGACCCCGTGACCGAGCAGACCGCCACCTCCGCCACCACCCCCCTCGCCGAGCGCTCCACCGCCGAGCTCGACGCGTTCGTCCGAGAGCAGCAGGCCGCCTACGACGCGCTCACCCGGCGCGGGCTCTCGCTCGACCTGACCCGAGGCAAGCCGGCCGCGGCCCAGCTGGACCTCAGCGACGGCCTGTTCGCCCTGCCGCGCGGCCCGAAGGACGCCCACGGCGTCGACACCCGCAACTACGGCGGGCTCGAGGGGGATCGCCGAGCTGCGCGAGATGTTCGCGGAGCTGCTGTGGGTGGAGCCTGAGCAGGTCGTGGCCGGGGGCAGCTCCAGCCTGGTCATGATGCGGGAGGTGCTCGTCGACCTGTGGCTGCACGGCGCCGTGGATGGCGAGCGCCCGTGGGGCCAGGAGGACAAGGTCACCTTCATCTGCCCCGTGCCGGGGTACGACCGCCACTTCACCCTGCTCAGCTGGTTCGGGATCGACATGGTCACCGTGCCGATGCACGACGACGGCCCTGACGTCGAGGCCGTCGCGAGGCTCGCCGCGAGCGACCCCAGCATCAAGGGCATCTGGATCGTCCCGACCTATGCCAACCCGACGGGCGCGGTCGTCACGCAGGAGGTCGCGGCCCGGCTCGCGTCCATGCAGACCGCGGCACCGGACTTCAAGATCTTCTGGGACAACGCCTACGCGTTCCACCACCTCACCGAGGACGAAGCCAAGAGCGCCGACATCCTCAGCCTGGCCGCCGCCGCGGGCCACCCGCACCGACCGATCATGTTCGCGTCGACCTCCAAGATCACCCTGGCCGGGGCGGGCGTGGCGTTCCTCGCCGGCTCGGTCGAGAACGTCGGCTGGTACACCGGCCACCTGGGCAAGGGCTCCATCGGCCCCGACAAGGTCAACCAGCTGCGGCACGCGCAGTTCTTCGGCTCGCCCCAGGGCGTCCGCGACCACATGGCCAAGCACCGCGCGATCATCGCTCCGAAGTTCGCCGAGGTGGAGCGAGTCCTCTCCGAGCGACTTGGTGGGCTCGGCGTCGCCACGTGGACCACCCCCACCGGGGGCTACTTCGTCAGCCTCGACGTGCTCGACGGCATCGCCTCGCGGGTCGTCGCGCTCGCCAAGGCTGCCGGGATCGCCCTGACCCCTG includes these proteins:
- the rplA gene encoding 50S ribosomal protein L1, with protein sequence MKRSKAYRAASEKIDPAKAYAPLEAVRLAKETSPTKYDATVEVAMRLGVDPRKADQMVRGTVNLPHGTGKTARVLVFANGDKAEAAREAGADFVGSDDLLEKVAGGWLDFDSVVATPDMMGKVGRLGKVLGPRGLMPNPKTGTVTMDTAKAVTDIKGGKIEFRVDKHGNLHFIVGKTSFDEKALVENYGAALDEILRLKPSASKGRYIQKATMTTTMGPGIPLDYNRTRNLLVEDTEA
- the rplK gene encoding 50S ribosomal protein L11, which produces MPPKSKKISGFIKLQIQAGAATPAPPVGPALGQHGVNIMEFVKAYNAATESQRGNVIPVEITVFEDRSFTFITKTPPAAELIKKAAGVPKGSGEPHKTKVAKLSADQVRAIAEQKMEDLNANDIDQAMKIIAGTARSMGIDTTL
- the secE gene encoding preprotein translocase subunit SecE, translated to MSADTRGSGRTGRKRDRDGNPISRFFRSVSLFISQILDELRKVVRPTRSELVNYTIVVIVFVTFVMALVSTVDFGFTKLVLWVFGG
- a CDS encoding aminotransferase class I/II-fold pyridoxal phosphate-dependent enzyme; amino-acid sequence: MFAELLWVEPEQVVAGGSSSLVMMREVLVDLWLHGAVDGERPWGQEDKVTFICPVPGYDRHFTLLSWFGIDMVTVPMHDDGPDVEAVARLAASDPSIKGIWIVPTYANPTGAVVTQEVAARLASMQTAAPDFKIFWDNAYAFHHLTEDEAKSADILSLAAAAGHPHRPIMFASTSKITLAGAGVAFLAGSVENVGWYTGHLGKGSIGPDKVNQLRHAQFFGSPQGVRDHMAKHRAIIAPKFAEVERVLSERLGGLGVATWTTPTGGYFVSLDVLDGIASRVVALAKAAGIALTPAGASFPHGEDPRDRNIRLAPTFPPLDQVTEAMEGVATCVLLAAAEQVRGTA